A genomic window from Rattus norvegicus strain BN/NHsdMcwi chromosome 9, GRCr8, whole genome shotgun sequence includes:
- the Kat2b gene encoding histone acetyltransferase KAT2B isoform X8: MLGFLSMLEEEVYSQNSPIWDQDFLSASSRTSPLGIQTVISPPVTGTALFSSNSTSHEQINGGRTSPGCRSSSGLEANPGEKRKMNNSHAPEEAKRSRVMGDIPVELISEVMSTITDPAGMLGPETNFLSAHSARDEAARLEERRGVIEFHVVGNSLNQKPNKKMLMWLVGLQNVFSHQLPRMPKEYITRLVFDPKHKTLALIKDGRVIGGICFRMFPSQGFTEIVFCAVTSNEQVKGYGTHLMNHLKEYHIKHEILNFLTYADEYAIGYFKKQGFSKEIKIPKTKYVGYIKDYEGATLMGCELNPQIPYTEFSVIIKKQKEIIKKLIERKQAQIRKVYPGLSCFKDGVRQIPIESIPGIRETGWKPSGKEKSKEPKDPEQLYSTLKNILQQVKSHQSAWPFMEPVKRTEAPGYYEVIRFPMDLKTMSERLRNRYYVSKKLFMADLQRVFTNCKEYNPPESEYYKCASVLEKFFFSKIKEAGLMDK; this comes from the exons GTTTCTGTCCATGTTGGAAGAAGAAGTGTATAGTCAAAACTCGCCTATCTGGGATCAGGattttctctcagcttcttccagaacCAGCCCACTAGGAATCCAAACAG TGATCAGTCCTCCTGTTACTGGGACAGCATTATTCAGTTCAAATTCCACTTCCCATGAGCAGATCAATGGAGGGAGAACAAGTCCTGGATGCAGAAGCTCTTCTGGGCTTGAAGCAAACCCAG gagaaaagaggaaaatgaacAACTCTCATGCTCCAGAGGAGGCCAAGCGATCTCGAGTGATGGGGGATATTCCTGTGGAACTGATCAGTGAAGTTATGTCTACCATCACAGACCCTGCAGGGATGCTTGGACCAGAG ACCAATTTTCTGTCAGCACATTCGGCCAGAGATGAGGCCGCAAGGCTGGAAGAACGCAGGGGCGTCATTGAATTCCACGTGGTGGGCAATTCCCTGAACCAGAAACCAAATAAGAAGATGCTGATGTGGCTGGTGGGCCTACAGAATGTGTTTTCCCACCAGCTTCCCCGCATGCCCAAAGAGTACATCACACGGCTTGTCTTTGACCC gaaaCACAAAACCCTTGCTTTAATTAAAGATGGCCGTGTCATTGGTGGTATCTGTTTCCGGATGTTTCCATCCCAGGGATTTACAGAGATTGTTTTCTGTGCGGTAACCTCAAATGAACAGGTCAAG GGCTATGGAACCCACTTGATGAACCATCTCAAAGAATATCACATAAAGCACGAGATCCTCAACTTCCTCACATACGCAGATGAGTATGCCATCGGCTACTTCAAGAAGCAG GGTTTctccaaagaaatcaaaatacctAAAACCAAATATGTTGGCTACATCAAGGATTATGAAGGAGCCACTTTGATGGGGTGTGAACTGAACCCTCAGATCCCATACACAGAGTTCTCGGTCATCATTAAAAAGCAGAAGGAG ATCATTAAAAAGCTTATTGAAAGGAAACAAGCTCAGATACGAAaagtctaccctggactttcatGTTTCAAAGATGGAGTTCGGCAGATTCCTATAGAAAGCATTCCTGGAATCA GAGAGACAGGCTGGAAACCAAGTGGAAAAGAGAAAAG TAAAGAGCCCAAAGACCCTGAGCAGCTTTACAGCACGCTCAAGAACATCCTGCAGCAGGTGAAG AGCCATCAAAGCGCTTGGCCCTTCATGGAACCAGTGAAGCGAACAGAAGCTCCGGGATATTATGAAGTTATAAGGTTCCCCATGG ATCTGAAAACCATGAGTGAACGCCTCAGGAACAGGTACTATGTGTCTAAGAAGTTATTCATGGCGGACTTACAGCGAGTGTTCACCAACTGCAAGGAGTACAACCCCCCCGAGAGCGAGTACTACAAGTGCGCCAGCGTCCTGGAGAAGTTCTTCTTCAGTAAAATTAAGGAAGCAGGCTTGATggacaagtga